The following are encoded in a window of Roseimaritima ulvae genomic DNA:
- a CDS encoding leucine-rich repeat domain-containing protein: MRYHPASAVLLTLLPLCILTVDSRCLSGQDLPPHDRPDCVRVYFPLAAAQGDARRSKQLFAEARQAAIAGQTEAAFNKLWQAHHTNPADAAVRRALALPPRKIAEPLVRPGRGAPPILGWRPRTYLQCETPHFAVYSTASRAMTIAVAERLERFYWVWSQVFFPLWEGRTDIRRGIQGGGGIGSGNEKLQVVLFRDADAYVENLQRHVPGVERSTGFYSDQQRCTFLFAGRGADPATWYHELTHQLLREATRSKLRVVDRPGETAEFWLIEGIACYMESVRFGPTYALVGGWESPRLQYARYRWLSAGDRMTLAELVPTGRQSAQQLDDIARWYAHAAAYTHLLMDNGLQDGRASVFAKLQQLYDVPLLPGETTDAAPPIPVQAAAQQMVEYLTIDDERLFAPDPQIPLQAICLGHTRVTADGIANIAPQSHLQWLNLSYLPVDTQDVRRLVADASSLDQLSLENTRIDDTLSPLLAGANKLTELDLSFTAVSDRALNSLSSEAPLETLFLTGTRVGDAAVKQIVRRETLQQIDVQRSEVSEAVLEQLKRQRPNITFNPLQLITQ; encoded by the coding sequence CCGCTTCTGCCGTGCTGTTGACGCTGCTGCCGCTGTGCATCCTGACCGTCGACAGTCGCTGCCTTTCCGGCCAGGACTTGCCGCCCCACGATCGCCCGGACTGCGTGCGGGTGTATTTTCCGCTGGCAGCCGCCCAGGGCGATGCCCGGCGAAGCAAGCAATTGTTCGCCGAGGCCCGCCAGGCGGCTATCGCCGGGCAGACCGAAGCCGCGTTTAACAAACTGTGGCAAGCCCACCACACCAACCCCGCCGATGCGGCCGTCCGCCGCGCGCTGGCCCTGCCGCCGCGAAAGATCGCCGAACCGCTGGTCCGACCGGGCCGCGGCGCACCGCCGATCCTGGGCTGGCGTCCACGCACCTACCTGCAGTGCGAGACGCCTCACTTTGCGGTTTACTCCACGGCCAGCCGGGCGATGACCATAGCCGTGGCCGAACGCCTGGAACGTTTTTATTGGGTCTGGTCGCAGGTCTTCTTTCCGCTCTGGGAAGGCCGCACCGATATCCGTCGCGGTATCCAAGGTGGCGGCGGCATCGGCAGCGGCAACGAAAAATTGCAGGTGGTCCTGTTCCGCGACGCGGACGCTTACGTTGAAAACCTGCAGCGACACGTTCCCGGCGTGGAGCGTTCCACGGGCTTTTATTCCGATCAACAGCGCTGCACTTTTTTGTTTGCCGGCCGCGGTGCCGACCCGGCAACCTGGTATCACGAACTGACCCACCAATTGCTGCGGGAAGCCACGCGGTCAAAACTCCGCGTCGTCGACCGGCCGGGCGAAACCGCCGAATTCTGGCTGATAGAAGGCATCGCCTGCTACATGGAATCGGTACGCTTTGGCCCTACCTATGCCCTGGTCGGCGGTTGGGAATCGCCGCGACTGCAGTACGCGCGCTACCGCTGGCTATCGGCCGGCGACCGCATGACGTTGGCCGAACTTGTACCCACCGGCCGCCAGAGTGCTCAACAGTTGGACGATATCGCCCGCTGGTACGCCCACGCGGCGGCCTACACGCACCTGCTGATGGACAACGGCCTCCAAGACGGACGCGCCAGCGTGTTTGCCAAACTGCAGCAGCTGTACGACGTCCCGCTGCTGCCCGGCGAAACCACCGATGCCGCGCCACCGATCCCGGTCCAAGCCGCCGCCCAACAGATGGTCGAATATTTAACCATCGATGACGAACGACTATTTGCACCAGATCCGCAGATCCCGTTGCAAGCGATCTGCCTGGGGCATACACGCGTGACCGCCGATGGCATCGCCAACATCGCTCCGCAGTCACACCTGCAGTGGTTGAACCTGTCTTACCTGCCGGTCGACACCCAAGACGTACGACGGTTGGTCGCCGACGCGTCGTCACTGGACCAGTTGAGTTTAGAAAACACGCGGATCGACGACACGCTTTCGCCGCTGCTGGCCGGCGCCAACAAGCTGACCGAACTGGACCTCAGCTTCACAGCCGTCAGCGACCGGGCGCTGAATAGTTTATCCTCCGAGGCTCCGCTGGAGACCTTGTTCCTAACCGGTACGCGGGTCGGTGACGCGGCGGTCAAGCAAATCGTCCGGCGCGAAACGCTGCAGCAGATCGACGTGCAGCGCAGCGAAGTCAGCGAGGCCGTGCTAGAGCAACTGAAACGTCAGCGCCCGAACATCACGTTCAATCCATTGCAGTTAATCACACAGTGA